CGCGAAGCCGGGCGAGGAGGCGACCATCGTGGTTCGCGCGCGGGACACCCACCGGGGTCCGCAGGCGCGCGGCAAGCAGAGCCAGCTGTACGCGAACCACAGCTGCCTCTACACCCGTACCACCGGCATCTGGCAGACCGTCTGGCTGGAGGCCGTCCCGCCGGTACACCTGAGGCGCCCGCGCATCACCCCGGACGTGGCCGGCGCCAGCTTCCACCTCGAGGTGCCGGTCTCGGCGAACCAGCCCGGCCACACCGTCCGCGCCACGCTGAAGGACGCCGACGGCGAGGTGGCGACCGCGACGGTCCGCGCCGACCTGGACCTGGCCCCGCGTCTGACCCTGCAGATCCCCATCGACCGGGTGCGCCTCTGGGACACGACCGACCCGCACCTGTACGACGTACGCCTCGAGCTGATCGATGCCGAGGGCAACGTCCTGGACGAAGCCGACTCGTACGCCGGGCTCCGGTCGGTGAGCATCAACGGCAAGGCGATCCTGATCAACGGCAAGCACGTGTTCCAGCGGCTCGTACTGGATCAGGGCTACTGGCCGGAGAGCCTGATGACCGCGCCGTCCGAAGCGGCGATCGTCCGCGACATCGAGCTCAGCCTGGCGGCCGGGTTCAACGGCGCGCGGCTGCACCAGAAGGTGTTCGAAGAGCGGTTCCTGTATCACGCGGACCGGCTCGGGTACCTGGTCTGGGGCGAGTTCGGCGACTGGGGTTCCGGCGTCGGTGACACCGGCGACGACAACCAGCAGCCGACCGCGTCGTACGTCGGCCAGTGGCTCGAAGCGGTCGAGCGTGACTACAGCCACCCGAGCATCATCGGCTGGTGCCCGCTGAACGAGACGCACCAGCTGCTGCACGACCGGATCACCCAGCTCGACGACGTCACCCGGGCGATGTTCCTGGCCACCAAGGCCGCGGACACCAGCCGGCCGGTACTCGACTCGTCCGGCTACTCGCACCGCGTACCCGAAACCGACGTGTGGGACTCGCACAACTACGAGCAGGACCCGGTCGAGTTCGCGAAGCAGATGGCCGATCTGGTCGACGACAAGCCGTACGGGAACACCCGGGACGACCAGGCGCTGTCTCTCGCGTACGACGGTCAGCCGTACTTCTGCAGCGAGTTCGGTGGCATCTGGTGGAACGCGGAGAAGGCGGCCGCCGGGAAGAGCGGGAACTCCGCCGACTCCTGGGGCTACGGCCAGCGGGTCGCGAACGAGGAGGACTTCTACGACCGCTTCGCCGGCCTGGTCGACGCGCTGCTCGACAACGAGTTGATGTTCGGCTACTGCTACACGCAGCTGACCGACGTGTTCCAGGAAGAGAACGGCATCTACAACTTCGACCGCGGCAACAAGCTCGACGTCCCGCGGATCAAGGCGATCCAGGAGCGCCAGGCCGCGTACGAGAAGGACTGAGCCACCAGCAGCTACCAGTAGCTACCACTAGCCCCGAGTAGGTCCGGGCTACGAGACGGACTGGAGCGCGAGGCTGCCGGCCGCGACCAGGATCCAGAGGATCGCTCCGAGCAGGAGTGGCCTGGGTCCTGCGTCGCGCAGCTCACGCGGCCGCAGCGATAGTCCGATTGCAACTAGTGCGGATGTGATTAGTACGGTGCCGACTATGCTGAGCGTCGGCAACCAGGACTCGGGTACGGCGCCGGCCGACCGAAGACCGGCGGCCGCGATGAAGCCGATCAGGAACAGCGGGACGAGCTTGCGCCACGGCAGCGGCCGCCGGATCGACGCCGTGGCGCCCTCGTACGAACCCTCGGAAGCCGCGTCGAGCGCGCGGGCCGCACGGTCCTCGCGGCGGATCTTCAACGCGACCAGCGTGAGCACGATCGGGATCAAGGTGAGCGAGCGAGTCAGCTTCACCACGATCGCCTGATCACCGGCGGCCTGGCTGTACGCGTAACCGGCCGCGACCACGGACGACGTGTCGTTGACCGCCGTACCGGCCCAGAGCCCGAACGCCTCCGAGCTCATCCCGAGCAGATGACCGAGCGGCGGAAAGGTCAGTACGGCGACGATGTTGAAGGTGAAGATCGTCGCCATCGCGTACGCGACCGAGGACCGCTTCGCGCCGATCGCCGCCGTCGCGGCCGCGATCGCCGAACCACCGCAGATCGCGGTACCGACACCGATCAGCGTCTGCGTGTCTCCGCGTACGCCGAGCAGCCGCCCGAAAACCCAGGCGCCGCCGAGAGCGAGCGCGAGCGTACCCAGCATCACCGGCAACGACGAGACGCCGACGCTCGCGACCTGCTGCAACGACAACCCGGTCCCGAGCACGACGATCGACAGCTGGAGCAGCGTCTTCGAAGCGAAGTCGTACCCGGGCCGCCGCACCTCTGCCTGAAGCGCAGGGATGAAGACGCCCGCGAGTACGCCGAGCAGGATGCCGAAGACAGGACCGCCGACCAGCGGCACCAGCCGCCCGAGCGGCACGGCCACGGCCGTGATCACCAGCACGATCAGCAGCCCCGGCAGCCGCCGCCGGACGGAACCGAGGCGACGCTGGACGGACGAAGCGACGCGACGACAGGTGACTGAGGCGGGGTGAGTGTGACGTGCCCTAACCTCGACCTGCACCACCAGCCGGTCCCTTCCGTCGAAATGTGCGTACATTTACGGTAGGAGATGACCGGACATTTGGCAACCGCGGAAAGGGACGGATGGGCGTACGGAGGCTTGACCGCAACGGTGGTGAGTCGTTGTGGAAGCAGTTGCAGGCGGATCTCGTCCGGCGGGTGCGGTCCGGGGAGTTCGACGCGGCGTTCCCGGGCGAGCTCGCGCTGGTCGAGGAGTACGCGGTCAGCCGGCACACCGTGCGCCAGGCGCTCGGACAGTTGCGTACCGACGGGCTGATCGTCGCCGAGCGTGGGAGGCAGCCGCGAGTCGCCGCGGTGCCGGAGATCCGGCAGCCGATGGGTGCGCTTTACAGCCTGTTCTCGTCGGTGGAGGAGTCCGGTCTGCCGCAGCGCAGTGCGGTGCGCGTGCTCGACGTACGCGCCGATGGGGTGATCGCCGCCCGGCTGAACCTGGAGGAGTCCATCCCGCTGCTTTACCTCGAACGCCTCCGGTACGCCGGGGACGAACCGCTCGCGCTCGACCGGGTCTGGCTGCCGGCTGCTATCGCGGAACCGCTTCTCGAAGCCGACTTCACGCATACCAGCCTGTACAACGAGCTCGCCGAACGTACTGGCATCAACCTCGACCACGGGCGCGAAGACATCCGCGCCGTCAACCCGACCGCGGCCGAACGCGCCCTGCTGCACTGCCCGTCCGACGCCGCCGTCTTCGCGATCACTCGCCAGGGCACGGCGCAGAACCGGTCGGTGGAGTGGCGGCACACGGTGGTACGCGGCGACCGGTTCGCGTTGTCCGCCGAGTTCTCCGCCAACACCGGCTACCGCCTCACCCCCGCTCCGAACACCACAGCCCTCACCCAGGCCTGGTAACCCAGGCACACGACGGCTGGTTGTGATGTGGACAACTGCGAAGAAGCGGTGGGGGTTGGCGTGGTGATACTTGGCGCATGACGGTCAAGGAATTGCGGTTGGTTGTGACGGCGGATGACTATGCGGAAGCGGTGGCGTTCTACCGGGACGTGCTCGGCCTGCCTGAGCGGGCGTCGTACTCCTCGCCCGACGGCCGGGTGACGATCCTCGAGGTCGAGCGGGCCACGCTGGAGATCGCCGACCCCGGGCAGGCTGACTTCATCGACGAGGTCGAGGTCGGCCGCCGGGTCGCCGGGAAGTACCGGGTCGCGTTCGAGGTCGAGGACTCGGCCGCCACCACGAAGGAACTCGCCGCCGCCGGCGCCACCGTCGTCGCCGAGCCGACCCGGACGCCGTGGAACTCCCTGAACTCCCGGCTCGAAACCCCGGGTGGAATCCAGCTCACCTTGTTCACCGAGCTTGACCTCAAGTGAACTTGAAATGTTGAGGTAACCAGCATGTGGAACCTCGAAAACCTCGACCTGGACGCCTATCTCGACCGGATCGGCGCCGCCCGGGTGGCGCCGTCCGCGGCCGCGCTACGCGACCTGCATCGGGCGCACGTACTGGCGATCCCGTTCGAGAACCTCGATGTCGTACTAGGTACGCACCCGGGGATCGGACTGGACGCGATCCAGCACAAACTGGTCGGCCGCCAACGCGGTGGGTACTGCTACGAGCACGCGCTGCTCTTCGGTGCCGCGCTGGAGCAGCTCGGGTTCGACGTCGTACGCCGGGTCGCGCGAGTGCAGCC
The genomic region above belongs to Kribbella solani and contains:
- a CDS encoding GntR family transcriptional regulator, with the protein product MGVRRLDRNGGESLWKQLQADLVRRVRSGEFDAAFPGELALVEEYAVSRHTVRQALGQLRTDGLIVAERGRQPRVAAVPEIRQPMGALYSLFSSVEESGLPQRSAVRVLDVRADGVIAARLNLEESIPLLYLERLRYAGDEPLALDRVWLPAAIAEPLLEADFTHTSLYNELAERTGINLDHGREDIRAVNPTAAERALLHCPSDAAVFAITRQGTAQNRSVEWRHTVVRGDRFALSAEFSANTGYRLTPAPNTTALTQAW
- a CDS encoding YeiH family protein, producing the protein MYAHFDGRDRLVVQVEVRARHTHPASVTCRRVASSVQRRLGSVRRRLPGLLIVLVITAVAVPLGRLVPLVGGPVFGILLGVLAGVFIPALQAEVRRPGYDFASKTLLQLSIVVLGTGLSLQQVASVGVSSLPVMLGTLALALGGAWVFGRLLGVRGDTQTLIGVGTAICGGSAIAAATAAIGAKRSSVAYAMATIFTFNIVAVLTFPPLGHLLGMSSEAFGLWAGTAVNDTSSVVAAGYAYSQAAGDQAIVVKLTRSLTLIPIVLTLVALKIRREDRAARALDAASEGSYEGATASIRRPLPWRKLVPLFLIGFIAAAGLRSAGAVPESWLPTLSIVGTVLITSALVAIGLSLRPRELRDAGPRPLLLGAILWILVAAGSLALQSVS
- a CDS encoding VOC family protein, yielding MTVKELRLVVTADDYAEAVAFYRDVLGLPERASYSSPDGRVTILEVERATLEIADPGQADFIDEVEVGRRVAGKYRVAFEVEDSAATTKELAAAGATVVAEPTRTPWNSLNSRLETPGGIQLTLFTELDLK
- a CDS encoding glycoside hydrolase family 2 protein, coding for MNLNGEWGFEIDRSDSGLERGLRERGLERRIVVPFAPETELSGIEDVDFMEAVWYRTTVTIPADWDGKDAVLHFQAVDHDATVWVNGTEVVRHRGGFTPFSANLRQVAKPGEEATIVVRARDTHRGPQARGKQSQLYANHSCLYTRTTGIWQTVWLEAVPPVHLRRPRITPDVAGASFHLEVPVSANQPGHTVRATLKDADGEVATATVRADLDLAPRLTLQIPIDRVRLWDTTDPHLYDVRLELIDAEGNVLDEADSYAGLRSVSINGKAILINGKHVFQRLVLDQGYWPESLMTAPSEAAIVRDIELSLAAGFNGARLHQKVFEERFLYHADRLGYLVWGEFGDWGSGVGDTGDDNQQPTASYVGQWLEAVERDYSHPSIIGWCPLNETHQLLHDRITQLDDVTRAMFLATKAADTSRPVLDSSGYSHRVPETDVWDSHNYEQDPVEFAKQMADLVDDKPYGNTRDDQALSLAYDGQPYFCSEFGGIWWNAEKAAAGKSGNSADSWGYGQRVANEEDFYDRFAGLVDALLDNELMFGYCYTQLTDVFQEENGIYNFDRGNKLDVPRIKAIQERQAAYEKD